In a single window of the Caproicibacterium sp. BJN0003 genome:
- a CDS encoding phage distal tail protein: protein MKANAQYDGSQVIGYRVEPRVITIEADYPSDDSTEDVRHMLEDFFVVQHPGNLTINFMGTIRHIAYRITSFKDKRQTLFESLKFMVELTCPNPYFIGDEFSDNIAGKVPMLLTPFSIFKGANLTLAYRKYNNELTVINPGAVSTGLEIEFIATNVVKNPRIDNLTTGEFLRVIVNMKAGDHLIVTTEHGNKRIELNGVNISQKKDRTSTFFQILEGENTLSYTADDGYTNLEVYPRWSAKYLGV from the coding sequence ATGAAAGCAAACGCTCAGTATGATGGAAGCCAGGTGATTGGATATCGGGTGGAACCTCGTGTAATTACGATTGAGGCAGATTATCCATCAGATGATAGTACCGAAGATGTACGTCATATGTTGGAAGACTTTTTCGTTGTACAGCATCCTGGAAATCTGACTATAAATTTTATGGGAACCATTCGTCACATTGCTTATCGCATAACTTCTTTTAAGGACAAACGGCAAACTCTTTTTGAGTCTTTGAAATTTATGGTAGAACTTACCTGCCCCAACCCCTATTTTATCGGGGATGAGTTTTCAGACAATATCGCCGGGAAAGTGCCGATGCTTTTGACGCCGTTTTCGATTTTCAAAGGAGCAAATCTTACTTTGGCATACCGCAAATACAACAATGAACTAACTGTCATAAATCCCGGCGCTGTATCAACCGGACTCGAAATAGAATTTATCGCAACAAACGTCGTAAAGAACCCACGAATAGACAATCTGACCACTGGGGAATTTTTGCGGGTAATTGTAAACATGAAAGCCGGAGATCATTTAATCGTTACGACCGAACACGGAAATAAACGCATTGAATTAAACGGGGTCAACATCAGTCAGAAAAAAGACCGCACCAGTACCTTCTTTCAGATTTTGGAAGGAGAAAATACACTTTCTTATACTGCGGATGATGGGTATACCAATTTAGAGGTATATCCCCGCTGGTCTGCAAAATACT